A window of the Lepisosteus oculatus isolate fLepOcu1 chromosome 14, fLepOcu1.hap2, whole genome shotgun sequence genome harbors these coding sequences:
- the LOC138243461 gene encoding uncharacterized protein, translating to MTQTHVRVSIAGLSLWGLVKSLWDSSILGQVLLFLQLGDGMDLLPKLNVFVLPGNVLLSQVTEQQDCSSSLIKTSSTCKLTPQATYRVSSSSKEIKIIQPESECFYCSYGPNFHPTFEVFLAHGARSLDLVLLKGATKDGKKRVWTRFVQLPVPAVQTRTPKTSAPQRIISREEWAGALNEVIEELEADEYKKLKNILHQKGMPRGLLGDTEKQDLAHRIVSHFGTEVSVHVVKEAMARIPRNDAAIQELLKPFVEQLR from the exons ATGACACAGACCCACGTGAGGGTGTCCATCGCTGGCCTGTCCCTGTGGGGCCTTGTGAAGAGCCTGTGGGACTCCAGCATCCTGGGACAGGTGCTGCTGTTCCTGCAGCTGGGGGATGGCATGGACCTGCTACCCAAGTTGAACGTGTTTGTGCTCCCTGGGAACGTACTTCTCAGCCAG GTCACCGAGCAGCAGGACTGCAGCAGCTCCCTCATTAAGACGAGCTCAACCTGTAAACTTACACCGCAAGCGACGTACAGAGTGTCCAGCAGCAGCAAGGAGATTAAGATAATCCAGCCTGAG TCCGAGTGCTTTTACTGCAGTTATGGCCCGAATTTCCACCCTACGTTCGAGGTGTTCCTGGCCCACGGTGCGAGGAGTCTGGACCTGGTGTTGCTGAAAGGCGCCACAAAGGACGGAAAAAAGAGGGTGTGGACGCGCTTTGTGCAGCTGCCAG TCCCTGCTGTTCAGACCAGGACCCCAAAGACTTCTGCCCCTCAGA GAATCATCAGCAGAGAGGAGTGGGCAGGAGCCTTGAATGAAGTGATCGAGGAGCTGGAAGCAGACGAGTACAAGAAGCTGAAGAACATTCTGCACCAAAAGGGGATGCCCCGGGGTTTACTGGGAGACACCGAGAAGCAGGACCTGGCCCACAGGATTGTCTCCCACTTCGGAACGGAGGTGTCTGTTCACGTCGTTAAGGAAGCCATGGCCAGAATTCCTCGGAACGACGCAGCGATACAGGAATTACTGAAGCCCTTTGTGGAGCAGCTGAGATAG